A genomic segment from Bubalus kerabau isolate K-KA32 ecotype Philippines breed swamp buffalo chromosome 14, PCC_UOA_SB_1v2, whole genome shotgun sequence encodes:
- the RPS20 gene encoding small ribosomal subunit protein uS10: protein MAFKDTGKTPVEPEVAIHRIRITLTSRNVKSLEKVCADLIRGAKEKNLKVKGPVRMPTKTLRITTRKTPCGEGSKTWDRFQMRIHKRLIDLHSPSEIVKQITSISIEPGVEVEVTIADA from the exons ATG GCCTTTAAAGACACCGGCAAGACTCCCGTGGAGCCAGAGGTGGCCATTCACCGGATTAGGATCACCCTCACCAGCCGCAACGTGAAGTCTCTGGAGAAGG TGTGTGCTGACCTGATCAGAGGCGCGAAGGAAAAGAATCTCAAAGTGAAAGGACCAGTTCGGATGCCTACCAAG ACTCTGAGAATAACTACGAGGAAAACTCCTTGTGGTGAAGGTTCTAAGACTTGGGATCGATTCCAAATGAGGATCCACAAGCGACTCATTGACCTGCACAGTCCTTCTGAAATTGTCAAGCAGATCACTTCCATCAGTATTGAGCCGGGAGTCGAGGTGGAAGTCACCATTGCCGATGCCTAA